ACGCCCCCTACGCAACGCGACATCTCGACGGGCCGGCCGCCAAGACCGGCCCCGCCCGCTTGGTCCTCCACACAGACCCCGGCGACCTCCACGTACGCCGCCGTGGGCGGGGGACCGGGCTCGGCGGCCGGCAGGACGGCGGGGGCCAGCAGCGGGGCGGCCAGGGCACAGAGCCCGTCGAGGGCGACGAGGACGAGGAGGCGGCGCATGTGGTGGGGGTCCGCGGGTGGTGGGGTCGGACCGGCCCCCTGTCCAACCCCGTGCCGACGCCTCCCGGGACCGGTCTGCTTGGAGATCCGGTCACCCGAGCGTTCCGGCGAGGCGGCACGCCCCCCTCGCCGTCTCAGTTCGAGCCGCCCGTCGGAGGGTGCGATCGCCGACGAGGCAGGGACGCCGGCCGGCTACGGTCCGTGCGTCGCGTGGGGCCACGGAGTCGCGCTGGCGCCGATGGCGCGGGCCGACGTCGTCCCGTCGTACCCGTGCGGGTGGGTGACCGAGGCCGGCGGCGCCCCGGCACGCGTCTCCGTGCCTACGGGAGACCCCTCCCCGCTCCCATGGCCACGTTCGACAGAGACCCCGGCGTCCCCTTCCCGCACCGCATGCGCGCGTTCGCCGACGCGCTCGAGGCTGAGGGGCGCCCGACGACGGCCGCCCACGTCCGGGCCGCCGTCGACACCCACGAGATGTTCGTCGCCGAGGGCCGCCTCGGGGAGGGGCAAGCCCACCTCGTCCGGGCCCTGACCGGATTCGTCCCGGCACGAGTCCTCAAGGAGATCGAGGCCGGCCCCCATCAAGGCAACGCCGAGGCAGGGTAGGGCCTGCGGGCACGGACAGCGAAGGGTATCTCGGCGGCCCTCTCCCTTGCACGTGCGTGTCGGACCCGTTCGGTCTTAACCCGGTCCACCTCGCGGACCCACCCTCTCCGCCTCGGGCGGCCGTCGGCGGGCGGCCTGACGCGACGCCCGAGGCGGGCGATCTTGGTGCAACCCGCCGCCGGGCCGCCCGTCAAGCGACGCCGCCCCCCGACCCCGACCGATGCGCCTCGCCGTCTTCGCCGCCCTCGTCCTCGCCGCCCCCCTCCAGGCCCAGGACTCGACCGCGGTCACGCTCGCCGACGCCGTCCGCATCGCCGTGGACGAGAGCCCGGAGGTCCGCCGGGGCGAGGCGATCGGGCGGGGCGAGTCGGCGGCCGTCCGCGCCGCGCGCGCGGGCCGGCTTCCGACGCTCGACCTCCAGGTGGCGCCCCAACAGCGCTACGGCCTCGGGTTCGACCAGACGACGGGTGAGGTCGTGTCGCAGACCGTCGAGACCATGTCGGTCGGCGTTGGCGCGTCGCTGCCGCTCTACGACGGCGGACGGACGCGGTCGCTCGTCCGCGAGGCCGAGCTCCGGCGCCAGTCCTCCGAGGTTGGGCTCCAGCGGACGCGCCAGCAGGTCGCGCTCGACGTGGCCCAGCAGTTCCTCACGCTCTTGCTCGACCGCGAGATCGCTGGGATCGAGGCGGAGAACCTCGACGCGGCGCAGTCGCAGCTGGAGCGCGTCTCCGAGCTAGTCGAGGCCGGCGCCCGGCCGCGCGGCGACCTCTTCGCCCAGGAGGCCGTCGTCGCCCAGCGGCGGACGGCGCTCGTGGTCGCCCAGGGCGCCGTCGAGCGTGATGAAGTCATCCTGATCCAGCTTGTGGGGCTCGACCCGCTCGGGGCGTACCGGTTCGTCGGGCCCGACCTGGAGCGGCTGGAGGCGTCCGGCCTCCTCGACGCGCCGCTCGCGCCGCTCGTCGAGCTCATCGAAGCGGCCCGCGAGACGCGTGCCGACCGCCGCTCGCAGGAGCTGGCGATCCAGGCCGCGGAGGCGTCCGTGGGGAGCGCCCGCGCGGCCGGCCGGCCGTCGGTCACGCTCAGCGCGAACGCCGGGACCGGCTACTCGAGCCTCCAGCAGCAGGTCGTCGGCGAGCCCCCCGTGATCCCGGTGACCCTGGCCGACGGCTCGCCGATCCTCCTCGGCGGCCAGCCGCTCACGTTCCCAGGCGACCCGACGCTCGAGACGACGCCGGTCTTCAGCCAGTTCAGCGACAACCGGAGCGGGTCGCTCGGCCTCGTCCTTACCGTCCCCATCTTCGACCGGTACCAGACGCGGCGGGCGGTGGTCGAGGCTCAGATCCAGGCCGAGACCGCCCGGATCCAGCTCGACGCGCTCGACCG
This sequence is a window from Rubrivirga marina. Protein-coding genes within it:
- a CDS encoding TolC family protein, producing the protein MRLAVFAALVLAAPLQAQDSTAVTLADAVRIAVDESPEVRRGEAIGRGESAAVRAARAGRLPTLDLQVAPQQRYGLGFDQTTGEVVSQTVETMSVGVGASLPLYDGGRTRSLVREAELRRQSSEVGLQRTRQQVALDVAQQFLTLLLDREIAGIEAENLDAAQSQLERVSELVEAGARPRGDLFAQEAVVAQRRTALVVAQGAVERDEVILIQLVGLDPLGAYRFVGPDLERLEASGLLDAPLAPLVELIEAARETRADRRSQELAIQAAEASVGSARAAGRPSVTLSANAGTGYSSLQQQVVGEPPVIPVTLADGSPILLGGQPLTFPGDPTLETTPVFSQFSDNRSGSLGLVLTVPIFDRYQTRRAVVEAQIQAETARIQLDALDRQVAAEVQQAVVEARTARAQLDAAEAQVRAAEEALRVEGDRYRLGAGTLYDVAEAQTRLAEAQSQRAQAAYGLAFRRVLVRLAVGDTDPAELAALISE